The following DNA comes from Ignavibacteria bacterium.
TTCGGTTTCTTCCGGCCAGCCCATGGTTGAAAAAGGCCACAGCCAGCTTGAAAACCACGTATCAAGAACATCGGGATCCTGTTCCCAGTTCTCAATATCAGCCGGCGGGTTTACTTCACAGTAAATTTCACCGTTATTTTTGTTATACCAAACAGGTATCTGGTGCCCCCACCACAATTGGCGTGATATACACCAGTCACGGATATTTGTCATCCAGTTTTCATAGGTTTTCGTCCAGCGCTCGGGGTGGAATTTAATTTCACCTGACCTTACGGCATTCAATGCCGGCTCAGCCAGGGGTTTCATATTTACAAACCACTGGTCGCTTAAATAGGGCTCAACCTGCGCACCTCCGCGCTCACTGAATCCAACGTTATGCGTATAATCTTCTATCTTTTCGATAAGCTCAAGCTCTTTTAGCTTTTCAACTATCGCCTTGCGTGCTTCAAACCTATCCAACCCGGAATACCTTCCGGCATGTTCATTCATTTTGCCGGTGTGATCAATAACCTGAACTGATTCCAGGTTATACTTCTCACCTATCATGAAATCATTGGGATCATGCGCCGGAGTAATTTTAAGTGCGCCGGTACCGAACTCCATTTCTACATATTCATCAGCAATAACAGGTATCGCTTTATCAACAATAGGCAGTACAACTTTTTTGCCTGCAATGTTCGTATATCTTTCGTCTTTTGGATTTACAGCAATTGCTGTATCACCCAGCATCGTTTCGGGTCGTGTAGTAGCAATGATAACATAACTGCTCTTATCTTCAAGCAGCGGGTACTTTACGTAGTAAAGCTTATCGTTTTTTTCTTTATAAATAACTTCTTCATCACTCAAAGCGGTTTGCTGCTCCGGATCCCAGTTAATAATTCTTTTACCTTTGTAGATCAGACCCTTTTTATACAAATCAACAAAAACCTTGCGAACCGCAACGGATAAGCCTTCATCCATTGTGAATCGTTCACGCTGCCAGTCAACCGATGCGCCCATTCGGGTCAGCTGCTGTACGATATTTTTGTGATAAACTTCCTTCCACTCCCATACTTTTTCAACGAACTTTTCGCGGCCAAGGTCATACCGTGAAATTCCCTCAGCGCGAAGCTTGCCTTCAACAACGGTTTGAGTGGCAATACCTGCATGATCTGCCCCCGGCAGCCATAATGTGTTAAAACCAGACATACGCTTCCAGCGGGCATAAATATCCTGGATGGTGTTATTGAGCATATGCCCCATTGTTAAATTACCCGTGACATTTGGAGGCGGAATTACAATTGAAAATTTCGGTTTTGTTGAGTCTTTTTGCGGAGCATAAAAATTATTCCTGCTCCAGAAATCAATTATTTCATGTTCAATTTTGCCGGGTTCGTATGTTTTGGAAAGCTCCTTCAAAAAAATTATCCTTTCTTAAGATTTTACCTGCGGCGCGTATTTATTGATAAGCTCGTAAGCAAGCTCCAGGTATGCCATGGAAACATTTGCATTTACATTATACAATATTGCAGGTTTGCCGTAAAATGTTGATTCCGTTATCATGTGGTTGCGCGGAATGTATGTTTTAAAAAGGTACTTGTTATATCTCAGCTTTAATTCGCGCTCAGATATTTCAGTTACCTTTGTGTTTGATTCATACATTGTCATTACAATGCCTTCAATATACAGTGTTGGATTGGCAATTTCTTTAATGTATTCAACATACTTGAACAGCTTTGAAATTGCCTCAAGTGAAAAGTGCCCGCTCCTAACCGGCATTATAACCGATGTTGATGCTGTAAGCGCATTGGCAACAATACCGCGCATTATAGGTGGACAGTCAATAATAATATATTCATAATGTTCAGCGGCACCTTTAAGCGCGTTTTTAAGTACTACACGGTTTTCAGCTATTTTATTGAATCTTTCATCACGCTGAATTGTGTTTACATTGCTTGGCACAAAATCGAGATATTCAAGCTCAGTTTTGTGTATAGCATGATCGAGCGAATGAGTAAAGCTGAAAACTTCGGCTATACCAGATTTGATACGTTCAGGAGTAAAGCCAAGCGACATTGCAGAAGCCCCGAACGGGTCGCCATCGATAAGCAGGGTTTTCCTTTCAGCAACGGCAAGCGATGCAGCGAGATTTACCGCAGTGGTGGTTTTACCCACGCCTCCCTTCGGGAGGCAGATTGATATTATTTTAGCGCTCAATTATTTATTTAAATTTCTTTCCTGTGTTATCTTCGCCTTCAGATTAAGCGCATCCCTGAATGCAGGGTCAAATTCCAGCGCCTTATCCAAAAACTTCAAAGATAAATCATAATTTTTATTATTATAATGATAATATCCGGTTTCAAACATCATACCGGGTATGACCTTGAACAGGTTCCTTTCATGGGAAGTATTGGGCTCAAACCTGCTGAACTTTTCATTTAAAAGCCGGGTTCCGGCATTCACGTCATACTGCAGAGTTTTAGGCTCCATTTTATACAGCATACCGTCCGGCTTCAGGTAATATTTATCAAGGAACTGCTTGGTTTCTCGGCCAAGCACTAGATCTATAGTGACAAGTACCGGGAATTTTGCATAAACTTCATCTATAAACGCGCCAACAAGGGCGGTAAGCTTTGGTGCCCTGATCTTTTCATTCTCATCATACACTTTGATATATTCCTCCGCCTCGGGCTTTATCAATTCATAAATATCAGGGTAATATTTGCTGATAGTTTTGAGATACCACGGCGCTGAGAGGAATTTAATATTGAATACCTTAACATCAGGCCTTACTTTTTCAACAAGCTGGTAGTAAAGCGAAGCTGAATACATGTATGCCCAGTCAT
Coding sequences within:
- a CDS encoding valine--tRNA ligase, which translates into the protein MKELSKTYEPGKIEHEIIDFWSRNNFYAPQKDSTKPKFSIVIPPPNVTGNLTMGHMLNNTIQDIYARWKRMSGFNTLWLPGADHAGIATQTVVEGKLRAEGISRYDLGREKFVEKVWEWKEVYHKNIVQQLTRMGASVDWQRERFTMDEGLSVAVRKVFVDLYKKGLIYKGKRIINWDPEQQTALSDEEVIYKEKNDKLYYVKYPLLEDKSSYVIIATTRPETMLGDTAIAVNPKDERYTNIAGKKVVLPIVDKAIPVIADEYVEMEFGTGALKITPAHDPNDFMIGEKYNLESVQVIDHTGKMNEHAGRYSGLDRFEARKAIVEKLKELELIEKIEDYTHNVGFSERGGAQVEPYLSDQWFVNMKPLAEPALNAVRSGEIKFHPERWTKTYENWMTNIRDWCISRQLWWGHQIPVWYNKNNGEIYCEVNPPADIENWEQDPDVLDTWFSSWLWPFSTMGWPEETEDLKKYFPTDFLSTAADIIFFWVARMIMASLEFTGKIPFTDVYYHNIVRDDKGRKMSKSLGNSPDVIEVMNEYGTDALRFTLVYLAPQGTDIYFAKEKCEIGRNFANKLWNAARFLLMKKEQSAGNNAAYEKDVFDHWIESRFQSALKQYLKALNEYKINEASAALYDFIWGDFCDWYIEILKIKAGDNPASGEAIFSNAIDIFNNCLKLLHPVMPFITEELWQGIKERNENDSISVMDMPTPDDSLINTEAESKIETIQQIMAAARNLRAEMGLSPSVKCDITINCASPDDTAFINSVSNYIKSLAKIGALEIRTGADAPAYKSVTAVVGSYQVYLKIEGLIDIEQEKAKLQKEIERTEGFISSVTKKLSNEKFTANASPEVVENERKKLDDNTKKLEKLKEHYKLISQ
- a CDS encoding ParA family protein: MSAKIISICLPKGGVGKTTTAVNLAASLAVAERKTLLIDGDPFGASAMSLGFTPERIKSGIAEVFSFTHSLDHAIHKTELEYLDFVPSNVNTIQRDERFNKIAENRVVLKNALKGAAEHYEYIIIDCPPIMRGIVANALTASTSVIMPVRSGHFSLEAISKLFKYVEYIKEIANPTLYIEGIVMTMYESNTKVTEISERELKLRYNKYLFKTYIPRNHMITESTFYGKPAILYNVNANVSMAYLELAYELINKYAPQVKS